One stretch of Streptomyces hygroscopicus DNA includes these proteins:
- a CDS encoding transposase, whose translation MGRKSPYPEEFRRDAVALYRASGGKRTYAAVAADLGITGETLRTWVRKDTGRPSPEPPGGSASSPAEELARLRAENQRLLKAEREWQLEREILRRAAAYFAREVR comes from the coding sequence GTGGGACGTAAGTCTCCGTACCCGGAGGAGTTCCGGAGGGACGCCGTCGCGCTGTACCGCGCGTCCGGCGGCAAGCGCACGTATGCGGCGGTGGCCGCGGATCTCGGGATCACCGGGGAGACGCTGCGCACGTGGGTCCGCAAGGACACCGGCCGGCCCTCGCCCGAGCCGCCGGGTGGCAGTGCGTCCAGTCCGGCCGAAGAGCTGGCCCGGCTGCGGGCGGAGAACCAGCGGCTGCTGAAGGCGGAGAGGGAGTGGCAGCTGGAGCGGGAGATCCTGCGCCGGGCAGCCGCGTATTTCGCTCGGGAGGTGCGGTGA
- a CDS encoding TetR family transcriptional regulator, with product MTDAEYVNIWMRPERPAAGRKPTYSRAQITEAAVRIADAEGLEAATMRRIAAEIGTGAMSLYRYVPSRDDLIELMADHLMGEIDITGMPSGDWRADLTRYANGLRAMWLRHPWVATVQRSLPGFGPNQLLLIERVMGALDAHVSVDGNLRLMAMLNSHIEGAVREEISTAEEVRRSGLSESEWMARSSPRINQLVSSGKYPIFTKIVTESHQPHLSRDDQFRNGLEHILDYIAVALPPTPEPPCPPGTQPDLPGARRDETLATTIDDTPMCDEIAITGVGETPGCDETSEDLASTRSCAVCGRPVPQTVTGRPRQYCSRACRQRAYRTRTRAGASV from the coding sequence GTGACCGATGCCGAGTACGTGAACATCTGGATGCGGCCCGAGCGCCCGGCCGCGGGTCGGAAGCCGACCTACAGCCGAGCGCAGATCACCGAAGCGGCGGTCCGGATCGCCGACGCCGAAGGGCTGGAGGCCGCCACCATGCGGCGGATCGCCGCCGAGATCGGCACGGGCGCAATGTCGCTCTACCGATACGTCCCGAGCCGTGACGACCTCATCGAACTCATGGCCGACCACTTGATGGGCGAGATCGACATCACTGGCATGCCCTCCGGCGACTGGCGCGCGGACTTGACACGCTACGCCAACGGGCTGCGAGCGATGTGGCTACGGCACCCGTGGGTCGCCACCGTGCAGCGGTCGCTCCCCGGCTTCGGTCCTAACCAACTGTTGCTGATCGAACGGGTGATGGGAGCCCTCGACGCCCACGTCTCCGTAGACGGGAACCTCCGCCTCATGGCCATGCTGAACAGCCACATCGAGGGCGCCGTCCGCGAGGAGATCAGCACGGCCGAGGAAGTCCGCCGCAGCGGGCTCAGCGAATCGGAGTGGATGGCGCGAAGCTCCCCGCGTATCAATCAGCTGGTGAGCAGCGGGAAGTACCCGATCTTCACCAAGATCGTGACGGAGTCACACCAGCCGCACCTGAGTCGCGACGACCAGTTCCGCAACGGGCTGGAGCACATCCTCGACTACATCGCCGTGGCCCTCCCGCCAACGCCCGAGCCTCCGTGCCCCCCGGGCACGCAGCCCGACCTGCCCGGGGCCCGCCGTGACGAAACCCTCGCCACGACGATCGACGACACGCCCATGTGTGACGAAATAGCCATCACGGGCGTCGGTGAGACGCCCGGATGTGACGAAACTTCGGAGGATCTCGCCTCCACCCGCAGCTGCGCTGTGTGCGGCCGCCCCGTCCCCCAAACCGTCACTGGACGGCCCCGCCAATACTGCTCACGGGCATGCCGACAGCGCGCTTACCGCACCCGGACAAGAGCTGGAGCCTCAGTGTGA
- a CDS encoding multidrug ABC transporter permease gives MTAISSPLGRLRWTFADGLTLVGRELGRLRQEPGQIIAALIFPVIMVVLFGYVFGSAIAVPGGGDYREYLMPGLFAMVTFTAMQGVMGRMAADTSRGVMDRFRSMPMARLAVPFGHTGADSLIGLPLLAAMVGTGLLVGWQPHRGLIPAVEAFLLMMLLRYALSWAGAYVGLLAKNEQTVAQLVPLFLPITMMSNAFVPTDGMPQWLRFLADWNPVSALTAAARDLFGNPGMSTSGHTAWPLTHPVAAVLLWSAALLAVFVPLALRAYMRTGR, from the coding sequence ATGACTGCCATCTCCTCGCCCCTTGGCCGCCTGCGCTGGACGTTCGCCGACGGACTGACCCTGGTCGGCCGCGAGTTGGGACGATTACGGCAGGAGCCCGGGCAGATCATCGCCGCGCTGATCTTCCCGGTCATCATGGTGGTGCTGTTCGGGTACGTCTTCGGCAGCGCGATCGCCGTGCCGGGCGGCGGCGACTACCGCGAGTACCTCATGCCCGGACTGTTCGCGATGGTGACCTTCACCGCGATGCAGGGGGTCATGGGGCGGATGGCCGCGGACACCTCTCGCGGCGTGATGGACCGTTTCCGATCCATGCCGATGGCACGGTTGGCGGTGCCGTTCGGGCACACCGGCGCCGACTCCCTGATCGGCCTGCCGCTGCTCGCCGCCATGGTGGGGACGGGCCTGCTGGTGGGCTGGCAGCCGCACCGCGGCCTCATTCCCGCTGTCGAGGCGTTCCTGCTGATGATGCTGCTGCGGTACGCACTGAGCTGGGCGGGCGCCTATGTGGGCCTGCTGGCGAAGAACGAACAGACCGTCGCCCAGTTGGTGCCGCTGTTCCTGCCGATCACGATGATGTCCAACGCGTTCGTTCCAACCGACGGCATGCCGCAGTGGCTGCGGTTCCTGGCCGACTGGAACCCGGTGAGCGCGCTCACCGCCGCCGCCCGGGACCTGTTCGGCAATCCCGGGATGTCGACGTCCGGACACACGGCCTGGCCGCTCACCCATCCAGTGGCCGCAGTCCTGCTCTGGTCGGCCGCGCTGCTGGCGGTGTTCGTTCCGCTCGCACTGCGCGCCTACATGCGCACGGGACGGTGA
- a CDS encoding transposase yields the protein MSPHRWDFMSENRAAFGVKRICRVLGVSRSGCYRHQATASARAARQAEQAAAVAEIRQIHADHHGAYGAPRIHAELRSRGRKINRKRVARLMRINHIVGRHLRRRKRTTIADKMAPPAPDLVMRDFTATVLNTRWCGDITYIAVGSSWMFLATVIDICSRRVIGWSVADHMRTELVTDAIEMAVAARGGQVDGVVFHTDRGAQYVSRAFAEVCRRHGIRRSMGRVGSSYDNALAESFFQGMKRELLHGRRLTSKAQTRLELFCWLAYYNRRRRHSALGYLTPAEFEQHLISSHTLSLVA from the coding sequence GTGAGCCCCCACCGCTGGGACTTCATGTCCGAGAATCGCGCCGCCTTCGGCGTGAAGCGGATATGTCGGGTCCTGGGCGTCTCCCGTTCCGGCTGCTACCGGCACCAGGCCACCGCGTCGGCCCGCGCCGCGCGCCAGGCCGAGCAGGCCGCGGCGGTCGCCGAGATCCGGCAGATCCACGCAGACCACCACGGCGCCTACGGCGCCCCGCGGATCCACGCCGAACTCCGCTCGCGGGGCCGGAAGATCAACCGCAAGCGTGTCGCCCGGCTGATGCGCATCAACCACATCGTCGGCCGTCATCTGCGCCGCAGGAAGCGGACCACGATCGCGGACAAGATGGCCCCGCCCGCACCGGACCTGGTCATGCGCGACTTCACCGCCACGGTGTTGAATACCAGGTGGTGCGGCGACATCACGTATATCGCTGTTGGCTCGTCGTGGATGTTCCTGGCGACGGTTATCGACATCTGCTCGCGCCGCGTGATCGGCTGGTCCGTCGCCGACCACATGCGCACCGAGCTCGTCACCGACGCGATCGAGATGGCGGTCGCCGCCCGCGGCGGCCAGGTCGACGGAGTCGTCTTTCACACGGACAGGGGCGCCCAGTACGTCAGCCGGGCCTTCGCCGAGGTCTGCCGCCGGCACGGCATCCGCCGCAGCATGGGGCGCGTCGGCTCAAGTTACGACAATGCCCTGGCCGAGTCGTTCTTCCAGGGCATGAAACGCGAGTTGCTCCACGGGCGGCGTCTCACCTCGAAGGCGCAGACACGACTGGAGCTGTTCTGCTGGCTGGCCTACTACAACCGGCGCCGCCGTCACTCTGCTCTCGGCTACCTCACACCAGCCGAATTCGAACAACATCTGATCTCGTCACATACGCTGTCACTCGTCGCATGA
- a CDS encoding regulatory protein encodes MDTSADNTNLKSQYAAQINTDLELNSADHERVSSEITALQQQLLVLENNRTLLLGMRQSLGDEAAGDVPENTGVSSSENGASAARKSAERSATRKPKKKTDTASGKRKGAESGGNRTKRVRAAGAPTLRDLIHGDLTQHGEPRSAAEVTATLTQTLPDREIKATVVRSTLEALVAKGEAHRTKQQRSVLYSATAPDAAAGAAERNAASSS; translated from the coding sequence ATGGACACCTCTGCCGACAACACCAATCTGAAGTCCCAATACGCGGCACAGATCAATACCGACCTCGAACTCAACTCCGCCGACCACGAACGTGTCAGCTCCGAGATCACGGCACTACAGCAGCAGCTGTTGGTACTGGAAAACAACCGGACGCTGCTGCTCGGCATGCGGCAGAGCCTTGGCGACGAAGCCGCCGGTGACGTTCCGGAGAACACCGGCGTCAGCAGCTCTGAGAATGGTGCATCCGCTGCGCGGAAGTCCGCGGAGCGGTCGGCGACACGCAAGCCGAAGAAGAAGACCGACACAGCCAGCGGCAAGCGGAAGGGGGCGGAGTCGGGCGGGAACCGCACCAAGCGGGTCCGAGCAGCGGGTGCGCCCACCCTCCGGGACCTCATCCACGGTGACCTCACCCAGCACGGTGAACCGCGCTCCGCAGCCGAAGTCACCGCCACCCTCACCCAGACGCTCCCGGACCGCGAGATCAAGGCCACGGTCGTGCGCAGCACTCTCGAGGCGCTCGTCGCCAAGGGCGAAGCTCACCGCACCAAGCAGCAGAGGTCCGTCTTGTACTCGGCTACCGCCCCGGACGCGGCCGCTGGTGCGGCTGAGCGCAACGCGGCGTCTTCCTCCTGA
- a CDS encoding ABC transporter → MGNPIVIAEGLHKTFGDTHALRGLDLSVPRGTVCGVLGPNGAGKTTVVRILATLCDPDAGHARIAGYDVVGEAGKVRARIGLAGQYAAVDEKLTGRGNLHMFGRLYHLSRREAHRRADELLERFGLRDAADRPVVGYSGGMRRRLDLITCLIQRPEVLFLDEPTTGLDPRSRGEIWDSVRELVADGTTVLLTSQYLDEADRLADDIAVIDHGQVIATGTPDELKSTIGDRLDVTVEDPAGLRPAATILNALAGTDPTVEGADQLSVALPGSGFRLADIVRELDRAGVAAADVRLRRPTLDEVFLRLTDQKEHV, encoded by the coding sequence ATGGGAAATCCGATCGTGATCGCCGAGGGGTTACACAAGACCTTCGGCGACACCCATGCGCTGCGGGGCCTCGACCTGAGCGTGCCGCGAGGGACGGTCTGCGGAGTGCTGGGACCGAACGGCGCGGGTAAGACGACCGTGGTGCGTATTCTGGCGACCTTGTGCGACCCCGATGCCGGGCACGCCCGCATCGCCGGATACGACGTCGTCGGTGAGGCCGGCAAGGTGCGGGCCAGGATCGGGCTCGCAGGCCAGTACGCAGCCGTGGACGAGAAGCTCACGGGCCGTGGCAATCTGCACATGTTCGGGCGCCTGTACCACCTGTCCCGGCGCGAGGCGCACCGGCGGGCCGACGAGCTGCTGGAGCGCTTCGGCCTGAGGGACGCCGCTGATCGTCCGGTCGTCGGCTACTCCGGCGGGATGCGGCGCCGCCTCGACCTGATCACCTGCCTCATCCAGCGCCCCGAGGTGCTCTTCCTGGATGAGCCGACCACCGGTCTGGACCCGCGCAGTCGCGGCGAGATCTGGGACAGCGTGCGCGAACTGGTGGCGGACGGCACCACGGTGCTGCTCACCTCGCAGTATCTGGACGAGGCTGACCGTCTGGCCGACGACATCGCCGTCATCGACCACGGGCAGGTGATCGCCACGGGCACGCCCGACGAGCTGAAGTCCACGATCGGAGACCGCCTCGATGTCACCGTCGAAGACCCCGCCGGGCTGCGTCCGGCGGCGACCATACTGAATGCCCTGGCCGGGACCGATCCCACGGTGGAGGGCGCCGACCAGCTGAGCGTTGCCCTGCCCGGTAGTGGGTTCCGGCTCGCTGACATCGTGCGCGAGCTCGACCGCGCCGGGGTCGCCGCGGCCGACGTGCGGCTGCGCCGCCCCACCCTCGACGAGGTGTTCCTGCGCCTCACCGATCAAAAGGAGCACGTCTGA
- a CDS encoding Transcriptional regulator, TetR family: MPNRGDRGGAKTRARIAAVATELFLERGFDDVTIAQVAAAAGISKVTVFSHFERKEDLLLDRLPDAVELLRSAIRERAECVGPVEAFRTLALTLVDQRHALSGLSDGVEPLLRTVAGSPALIARLRTFEHEVEEALTEDLRNDARFTGDPALVAALLIAAYRTVAVTTAQRRLARCDLAETISVHRERLNHAFDAVEHGVFADHRAAPSP, translated from the coding sequence ATGCCGAACCGAGGAGACCGGGGTGGTGCGAAGACGCGGGCGCGGATCGCGGCCGTCGCAACGGAGCTGTTCTTGGAGCGCGGCTTTGATGACGTCACGATCGCCCAGGTCGCGGCTGCGGCCGGCATCTCGAAGGTGACGGTGTTCTCGCACTTCGAGCGCAAGGAAGACCTCCTGCTGGATCGGCTTCCCGACGCGGTCGAGCTCCTGCGCTCCGCAATCCGGGAGCGCGCCGAGTGCGTCGGCCCCGTGGAGGCGTTCCGGACCCTCGCCCTCACCCTTGTGGACCAGCGGCACGCACTGTCCGGACTGAGTGACGGAGTCGAGCCGCTCCTCCGTACGGTTGCGGGCTCCCCCGCGCTCATCGCACGGCTCCGCACGTTCGAGCACGAGGTCGAAGAGGCCCTGACGGAGGACCTGCGGAACGACGCGCGCTTCACCGGCGACCCGGCGCTCGTCGCGGCGCTGCTGATTGCCGCCTACCGCACGGTCGCCGTGACAACAGCTCAGCGCCGACTCGCCAGGTGTGACCTCGCCGAGACCATCTCCGTGCATCGTGAGCGTCTGAACCATGCCTTCGACGCCGTCGAGCACGGCGTCTTTGCCGACCATCGCGCGGCACCGAGCCCGTAG
- a CDS encoding Methyltransferase type 11: MTDAYERMMRANQSNWDARTPVHLASRFYGIDGEPDPSRWFASWEWDDLGEMAGRDVLHLQCHLGTETIAFAQRGARTVGLDFSAASVTAATGIAARAGFDVTYVQADVYDAVEALGGRRFDVVYTGKGALCYLPDLDRWAGVVAELLRPGGRLYVVEFHPLLNSLGPKPAPGEGPELLLRHDYMGGSGPVHRDATHTYTDGPAVEGATDSYEWMHGLGEVVNALIGAGLDIRRLRESPELPWPRWPHMARGSSGWWRLPEPGIPLLYGLLACR, from the coding sequence ATGACCGATGCGTACGAGCGGATGATGCGGGCCAATCAGTCGAACTGGGACGCCCGGACCCCCGTCCACCTCGCCAGCCGGTTCTACGGGATCGACGGGGAGCCCGACCCGTCACGCTGGTTCGCTTCGTGGGAGTGGGACGACCTCGGCGAGATGGCTGGCCGCGACGTGCTGCACCTGCAGTGCCACCTGGGCACGGAGACGATTGCCTTCGCGCAGCGCGGGGCGCGGACCGTCGGCCTGGACTTTTCCGCGGCATCTGTGACGGCGGCGACCGGCATCGCGGCGCGTGCCGGCTTCGACGTGACGTATGTGCAGGCCGATGTGTACGACGCCGTGGAGGCCCTCGGCGGGCGGCGGTTCGACGTCGTCTACACCGGCAAGGGTGCCCTGTGCTACCTCCCCGACCTGGACCGCTGGGCCGGTGTCGTCGCCGAACTGCTGCGTCCCGGCGGCCGCCTGTACGTCGTGGAGTTCCACCCGCTCCTCAACTCGCTGGGCCCCAAGCCCGCCCCCGGAGAAGGACCCGAACTCCTGCTCCGGCATGACTACATGGGCGGCAGCGGCCCCGTACACCGCGACGCGACACACACCTACACCGATGGCCCGGCCGTCGAGGGCGCTACCGACAGCTACGAGTGGATGCACGGGCTGGGCGAGGTCGTCAATGCCCTGATCGGAGCCGGTCTGGACATCCGGCGGCTGCGCGAAAGTCCTGAGCTGCCCTGGCCACGCTGGCCCCATATGGCTCGTGGCTCATCCGGCTGGTGGCGGCTGCCGGAGCCGGGGATCCCTCTGCTGTACGGACTTTTGGCGTGCCGCTGA
- a CDS encoding nucleoside hydrolase has translation MPPAAATRLSVVIDTDPGVDDTWAILFLAAQPDVEIVAVGAAHGNVPTSVAAANALRVLDLVGLDQVPVAVGHPTPLQQPLQTAEFVHGADGLGGKAGPPSPRRVSTESAAEQLVRLARQRPGELTLLALAPLTNIVLALRMEPNLPRLLRRVVFMGGAFHVPGNVTAWAEANSAHDPEAAEEVLRAGFDLIVVPLDMTEHAWADASWLKRIAEVAAPAARFASSVLDIYVALYSDAHGTVGCVLHDPLAAAIMVDESLATYQERQVMVELAGHARGATLIDERKFSTDHGGIPDQRPPVRIAATVDAATAMDRVHRALITPEAGQ, from the coding sequence ATGCCACCCGCCGCTGCCACCCGTCTGTCCGTTGTCATCGATACGGACCCCGGGGTGGATGACACCTGGGCGATCTTGTTCCTGGCCGCCCAGCCGGATGTCGAGATCGTCGCCGTTGGAGCCGCGCACGGCAACGTGCCCACTTCTGTGGCGGCCGCGAACGCCTTACGTGTGCTCGACCTCGTCGGCCTGGATCAGGTACCGGTTGCCGTGGGTCATCCGACCCCTCTTCAGCAGCCTTTGCAAACGGCAGAGTTCGTCCACGGCGCGGATGGACTGGGTGGCAAGGCGGGGCCTCCGTCACCGCGTCGGGTCAGCACGGAATCAGCAGCGGAGCAGCTGGTGCGCCTGGCCAGGCAACGGCCGGGAGAACTGACGTTGCTCGCCCTGGCGCCGCTGACCAACATCGTCCTCGCCCTTCGGATGGAGCCGAACCTCCCTCGACTCCTGCGCCGCGTGGTGTTCATGGGAGGTGCGTTCCACGTCCCGGGCAATGTCACTGCCTGGGCCGAGGCGAACTCCGCTCATGATCCGGAGGCAGCGGAGGAGGTGCTGCGCGCGGGGTTCGACCTGATCGTGGTGCCGCTGGACATGACCGAACACGCATGGGCTGACGCATCCTGGCTGAAGCGGATCGCGGAAGTGGCCGCTCCGGCTGCCCGCTTCGCGTCATCGGTGCTCGATATCTACGTCGCCCTCTACAGTGACGCTCACGGCACCGTCGGCTGCGTCCTGCACGATCCACTGGCCGCGGCCATCATGGTTGATGAGTCCTTGGCGACATACCAGGAGCGCCAGGTCATGGTCGAACTTGCCGGACATGCGCGTGGCGCCACACTGATCGACGAACGGAAGTTCAGCACTGACCACGGGGGCATCCCCGATCAACGGCCTCCCGTGCGGATAGCCGCCACCGTGGATGCCGCCACTGCCATGGACCGCGTCCACCGCGCTCTGATCACCCCTGAGGCCGGCCAGTAA